AAGGCTTATGTTGAGGAAAAGATATACTCCGCCGTGATTAGAGAGATTAAACCCAGGCCTGTAAAGTTTTTAGAGATTGGAGGTGGAATGCTTGAGATACGTGGAGAAGTATGATATTTCCATTGCTCCGCCTCAACCTTTTTTAAAAATGGGTATAGTTAATCCAATTACGAATGTGAGATTAGAGGAGCGGGCTTACGTCGACACAGGGTTTAGCGGAAGCTTAATCATAACTAAAAACGTGTATGAAAAGTTAAAGCTAGGTCTAATCGAGGTCGATGAGGAGTATTACGCTATACATGCTGGGCATTTTATTACAAAACTCAGGCCCGTCATTGCAATTGTTGAAATTGGAGAATTTTACCATGCTAGGAAGAGGATATTCGTTCACCCTTATATAGATAGAATACTCGTAGGAAGAGATATATTAAACGAGCTATATATCTGTCTAAACGGTCCTAAGCGGATTTTAGAACTTAGAGGTTGACGTGTTTCCAATAAGAGATAGATAGTGTCGCACTAATGAAATACATTTATCGATGTTTTTGCGAATTTCATCTAAGTCTAGCTCATCTGGAAGCCATATCTCCGACTCAGTCTCAAACGCTACACGGCGAAAACTCCAAAAGTTTTTCTCTATCATCAACCTTCGCGAGTCGAATCTTAAGCTGCCGCATCGCTTTAACTAATTCCGGATCTCGCGGTGGACGCTTAGCACAAATCGATCTTTCGTTTTATCCCACATATACCAGAACTCTGTAGGCATCTATACCACCATCCTATCATAATCAACAAATACTATTTTATCAAGCTAAATTATTTATAAAATTCCATATAGACCACAACCATAGTACTTCTTAAAACTGTCTACACACCCTTACGAGTAGAGTTATCTAGGCTCTATTAAATCTACTTTATCTCCGTTAGACCCGTGTGGATTGTTCTCTGCGTAGTCGGCTTATCTGACCTAACACAGCCTCTAGATTAAGATTCTTCCTGGCAGAATCTAATATACCTATTTAGAAAATCGACAACCTAATCTTATCTAAAAGATAGCATGTAAATGGGTCACGTACAGGACCGGAGTACCTATAGGTTTAAGCTTTTTCAGTACGTCATAGTTATAATTAGCTATAATCTTGGTGCTTAAAAATGTTCTCTTTTGATTACTATACTAGGCTAGAATTGTGAGGTCTAGCAGAAATGAAAATATCAATCAACTCTCCTAGCTGGTTTGTAAAACTCTTTGTTTGATTTCTTCTACTAGCTTCTTTACTCTGGTTAGCGCTTCTTTCACGTCCTTCTCGGTACACCAATCATCGTAGAAGCATGTGTGAATACCATTGGCGGCCATCCATGCATCGTAAACCCATTCTCCCAGCTCCTCCTCTAGCTTCCTCTTGTACTCCCAGAGCTCTTTATGGCTTGTGAGTCGCTTACCATCTTTCCAAGACGCGTATGCCTTAACTGCTAGGTCTGCAGAGCCCCAAACTTTCTCGGTGGCTTGCCTGACATTGCCTTTCTCAAGCTCTTTCCTAGCTTCAGCTAATAGTTCTTCTGAAGCTTCTACGTACTCCTTAGCCCTATCCCTTGGATCTAAGTTCTGGGTCAGCAGGTTCAACAGGTACTCATCTAGGCTCAGGTCAAGCCTCTCGGCTTCTTCCTTAAGCCTTCTTGCAGCGACGCCTTTAATTACGATTACATCAGCCATAATCCTCTAAATATATTAGCAAAGAATTATATAAAATCGTACATCTGCCTTTTCAATTGGGTAACTACGCTAGCCCCAACGCCAAAATACTATATGCTATTTTCAGGGTGGGCTGCGGATATTCTATTTTATTCTCACGAACTTGAACATTTTGCTGACTTATATAGGTTTATTAGATGATAGCAAGAGACATTTCATAGAGCTCTCGCCAGGCCAGGTTAATAGAATTGTAAAATCTTGCGTCGTAGAGTGGTAGCTGTAAGAGGTTTTCAACACTACAATTGAGGAATTATTTATTTTGATGACGAAGATTATGGTCAGACTAGAATAAACTTTTACATTTATCCTATTTTCCCTTTTCAACGGTTATTTAAGATGTTTCTGCCTCCAGGAGCGTACTCGAATATTTGGGATACGGGATACAAAAGAAGTAGAAAGCCAGTAAGTAAATTAGCAAAATTAGATAAGCGGTCATTTAGAGAGATAATAGGGGAATACGAATATTAGCTTACCAATTTCTTCCTGAGAGATAGGTACCGCTGCTATATCTTACAGTGCAGGTTATCGACGGGGTCGAAGGGCGACTCTTGAGCTGTTCCGCTGCTTCGAGAAACACAGAAGATTGAAGACCTCGTACAGCCTAAGAGTCAAGGAGTTTTGGCTTCTAAGATTAAACCCTAAAACACGGATATAGCGCTGTAAACCATTTTCTTTTAATTTGCTTTACCTATAGCCCCTTCATCTCCTCTAACTAAGTTTATTATGCGATCTGCATCGAAGAGGTCCATTCCATTCACACAAAAGTCCATTCTTACCAAACAAAAACAGAATGTTCAAACTTTATAAGCTCAAAAATTCACATCACTATGCGCGGCTATGGGAGGATTTCAGAGCCTCTAGTAGTATCTCGGTCAGGTATGCGATCCTAAGTCCTAGGCCAAGCTTTAGATTCGTGTAGTTTAGATTGAAGAGACAGAAGGGACATGAGGTGACTAGGACCTCGGCCTTATCCCTGGCCTGTCTTAATCTCTCTGTAGCCATAGAGATCGAGAGATTTTTAAACGCTGGTCTAACTCCAGCATCTGCGCCACAACAAAAAGCTTTATCTCTGCTTTCTTCCATTTCAATCAATCTTCCGGAGGCCTCTAAGAGAGCTCTAGGCTCGTCGTATAGTCCGTATTCTCTGCCTAGGTGGCATGGATCGTGGTATGTGTACTCGAGGTCTAGTTTTTCGAGCTCAAGCTCTCCCTTTTCATATAGATCGTATAGCAGGTGGACTACGTGTTTAACTTCAAATCCTTTATATTCTCGTTCGAATGTCTTGTAGCAGCCGGGACAGACTACTAGCAGTTCCTCAATGCCTTCTTTCTCAAATAACTGCTTGTTTGCCTCGATTATCTCTCTCGCACCTGCTTGATCTCCATAGTTCAATAGGGGAGCGCCGCAGCACTCCTCTTCTCTACATAATCTAAACTCTACTCCAATCTTCGATAGTAGCTCTACCGTAGAGGTCGCGATCTCCTTTGTCAAGTAAGACGGGAGACAGCCGATGAACAACAAGAGAGGCGATTTCTTCTCGAACAGGAATTCGTACTCTGCAGGAAGCCAAGACCATCTGGTCTCTTTCGGCTTCTTCACGGAATTCCCGTACCGGAGTATGGAGTCTATGATCTCGTGGTGTTGAGGGAGAGGCGCTAGTCCGCTCTCGTAAAGCGCTATCCTACACAACTCCATCAATTTTGGAATATCCACTCCTTTAGGGCATATTCTAGTACACATCCCGCATAGAGTACACGAGTACACAGGGACTAAATGCTCTTTTTTCGCTTCTCCAGAGAATATCTTCGATGCTGCCTCTATTCTAGCGCTGGGACTGAACTCTGCTCTTCCGCTAGCTCTATAAGTGGGACAGTAGGCATCGCATATTCCGCATCTATTACATTTAGATAGCTCCTCCAATTTCTCACCCATTTGAACTACAGTATGGGAGCAAGATCGGCAAAGACCAATTACCTCACCTATCATCATAACGTGCAGTCGTCACTAATACGAACTAGAAGAGATCCTATATCTAAATATTACTACAACCAACAATTAAGCGTCATAAAAAGTTTCTAGTCTAAAATACGAAGAATACGTCAAGAAGAATATACTAGAGCCATTAGGTATGAAAAGAAGTTTCTTTACTAGGGATGAAGTTGATAAAGATCCTGACGTTGCTACTTTTATGTTGTGGATAAATCTGGGAATCACGTGTAAAGAAGTTTCCGTTTGGTATAACCTCTGATGATGTATTAATCAGCAACACCATTGACATGTGTCGTTATCTATCCATGTATATAAATCAAGGTAAATATAATGGAGCAGAGATAGTCTCAAGTGAGGAGAACGTAATATTTCACTATACGTTTTTCATATTATCAAAGTGATATTCATAATAGAAGGAAGGACCGATACGCTTACTCCGTCAATTTTTATTCTTTCTTGTAGTAAATTTCTACCACAACGCTTTGCATTAGAACCTCTGCTGCCTTGATTTTCACTATATTAATTTAGAGTGTTTTTCTAGGACCTCCTTTAAGATTTTTAATCTCCCTTTAATGTCTTCAGCTATCATCTCAGGTTTTTCCTTGGTTATTTTGAAGTAGGCTTCAAGTATTGTGGCTAGCATTCCCGTTACTCTTGTTATTGGGATTTTCGAGTTATTGGCAAAGTATTCTAAGCCTTTGCTGGTTATTGTGTAGCCGTGTTTTCTCTTTTTAACACTTTTCAATATGAGCTCTCCCTCTGTCATTTCATTGAGAAGACGGTAGATTGTTCCTATTGAGGGCTTCCACCGCATTTGGGTGATGTTAAGTATTCGCTTATAGAGAGCGTATCCATGTAGTTCTCCTTCATTGATGAGTATGGCGAGTAATAACAGCTTTAGGAAAGAACACCGGTTTTGGCACACTACTTCATCCACCACAATAGAGTAATTTGCGCAGGATATAAATATATATTTCTAAGAAATATATTCCTAAGAAATATATATTTAGAGAGATGGTTGGAGTGAGCATGGGGTTTTCGGCGAGGAAGTATAGGGAAAGAATCGTTAAAGGTCCTATAGTGAGGACTATGCTTTGGCTGGGTTTGCCGCTGATAGTTGTTCAGCTTATTCAGATATCTTACAACGTGGCGGATGCTTTTTGGCTAAGCATGTATAGTGATGTCGCGCTCGCTGTGCCGAGGCAGGCGTGGCCTCCCTTTCTCTTTTTCAGCGCTATTTCGATGGCGTTATCTTCTTCTAACCTAGCCTTGATATCTCAGTATATTGGTGCTAAAGAAATTGATAGAGCTAGCGAGGTTGCGTCAAAATTTTTCACAGTTTCTGTTGTTATGGGATTGCTATTTGGTGGGACTTATCTTGCCCTTAGACCACTCATATTCACTTATGTAGTTAAAGTCCCAGCAGAGATTTATGACCAAGTCGTCGCTTTCGCTGGCGTTGTAGCCTTGGTCATGACACTCTCCTACGTGGTGACCGCGTATTCCACCATACTTCAAAGCATTGGAGATACTAAGAGACCCGCGCTTGTGAACGCTTTCTACCTCTTGATTAACATTGTTTTGGATCCATTATTTATTTTTGGAATAGGACCTTTTCCGAAACTGGGAGCTGTCGGAGCAGCTGTGACGGATTTGATAGGCAATGTTTTTAGCGTAGTTACACTAGCTCTAATTGTCAAGAAAGCTCTTCCAGATTTAAAAGTCTGGTTTACCAAGAACATAGGCTTGGATTGGATTGTATTAAATTTGAAGATAGGCTTGCCCATTCTAGTGCTGGTACTGTCTAATAGTACGGCTAAAATGCTACAGCTTCGCCTCATAAATATTTTCGGAGTAGTAGCAGCGACAGCTTACTCTCTCGGATTCATAGCTATGGATCTCTCTGATGCAACTCTAAGAGGCTTATCTAGAGCTACAGCAATAATGGTTGGCCAGAACCTGGGAGCTAAGCTGTCTAAGAGAGCTCGTGAAATAGCTTTAAAAGCTTCAACACTAATATTTACAGCAACTCTAATAGGAGCTTTCACATTGTATATTTTCAGAGACTTATTCATAAGCATCTTTATTCAGGAACCTGCGATATACGCTGAGGCTAAAACGTTTCTCGAAGTGCTTTTGTGGAGTCTGCCTTTCTTTGGAATAATGCTTATAGCATTATTCGTTGGAAGAGGTTCAGGTCACACTCTCCCACCAACACTTATAGGAATAGCTAGACTGTGGGGATTCTGGGTTGGGCTCGGCTACATGTTAGCCCTTTTCATGGGATACGGCTCAACGGGCATCTGGATTGCCATGGCTCTAGGAAATGTTGCTACAGGGTTAATAGCTCTTGCATGGCTAAAATATGGCAACTGGACCCGCCCAGTAATAGGCATGCGCAAAACGCGCATACAAGCGCTTAAAAATAAGAGATCATCTCCACAAGCACACTAACTATTTTTTAACAACTTTGCATCAGAAATACCTAAAGACAAAGTTGTTTGTGGACGTTTTAAATCTAAATGTGAAATTTTGAGCAAGAGATTTTAGGCACGAGGCTTTGTAGAAATCTATGGATAAGATAATTTTGAAACTTGCATCGCAGAGAAAATCTACTAGACGATATAAAAGCGATAAGGTTGATTTATCAAAAATATTATATGCTATAAGGGCAGCTCTTCAAGCGCCTTCTGGAGCAAATCAGCAGCCTTGGAGATTTATAATAGTTGAGGACTCTGATGTTAAGGCTAAGATAAGGAAGATATGCGAAAACAAGGAAAGAGAATTTTACGCACGAGTAAAGGGAGAATTAAAGGAGTGGCTTCTCCGTAGAGGTTTTACATGGAAAAAACCTTTTCTAACAGAAGCTCCATACATTATAGCTGTGTTCGCTGAGCTAGGCAAGCCATACGCTGTACAGAGCACATGGTTAGCAATCGGATATCTTCTACTGGCGCTTGAAGAAGAAGGGTTAGCCTCGCTGACATATACTCCGCCAAGTTCTAGAGAAATTTCGGAAATTCTCGAAATTCCGAAGGGTTTTCAGCTACAAACTCTAATACCTGTAGGCATGCCTAGAGAGGATAAAAAGAAAAAACCCAGGAAAGAACTGTACGAAGTTACTTTCTGTAATAAGTGGGGTAATCCGCTTAATATCGGTAATTCATTTTCGCGTAGTGAGTAACTATTGCAAGGCTAAACGAGGCGTGTTAGGAAGCCGGGTAGCTCCGTAAACTTCGATATTTTCTGCATTTTCTATAGGAATAAATTCGAATTGCATAATTATTCCTACTCCAAGATCTATTCGGCTTAATCTCTGAGCTTGACAAGATAATTTGGAAAATTAATGGAAAGCGATGAAAACCTTGAACTACTAATCTAGACGAGAGGGTCTCTGCGCGCGTGGTGGAAATGTTTTTATATTATAGATTATGTCCTATTAGATGACATAAAATGCAAAGATGAGCGGATATGTTTTCAAAAAATGTCACTAAAGTGCTATTAGAACTCGCAAAGAGAGATGGAAGTAGCGTAAAGGATCTAGTAGATGGGACTAGGCTCTCATACTATCAAGTCCACCGTGCTTTGAGGTTTTTGGAGAAAGAAGGATTAATCAGGAGAATCTCTAAAACAAATAAGTATG
This genomic window from Thermoproteales archaeon contains:
- a CDS encoding nitroreductase family protein, with protein sequence MDKIILKLASQRKSTRRYKSDKVDLSKILYAIRAALQAPSGANQQPWRFIIVEDSDVKAKIRKICENKEREFYARVKGELKEWLLRRGFTWKKPFLTEAPYIIAVFAELGKPYAVQSTWLAIGYLLLALEEEGLASLTYTPPSSREISEILEIPKGFQLQTLIPVGMPREDKKKKPRKELYEVTFCNKWGNPLNIGNSFSRSE
- a CDS encoding PadR family transcriptional regulator, coding for MVDEVVCQNRCSFLKLLLLAILINEGELHGYALYKRILNITQMRWKPSIGTIYRLLNEMTEGELILKSVKKRKHGYTITSKGLEYFANNSKIPITRVTGMLATILEAYFKITKEKPEMIAEDIKGRLKILKEVLEKHSKLI
- a CDS encoding (Fe-S)-binding protein; its protein translation is MEELSKCNRCGICDAYCPTYRASGRAEFSPSARIEAASKIFSGEAKKEHLVPVYSCTLCGMCTRICPKGVDIPKLMELCRIALYESGLAPLPQHHEIIDSILRYGNSVKKPKETRWSWLPAEYEFLFEKKSPLLLFIGCLPSYLTKEIATSTVELLSKIGVEFRLCREEECCGAPLLNYGDQAGAREIIEANKQLFEKEGIEELLVVCPGCYKTFEREYKGFEVKHVVHLLYDLYEKGELELEKLDLEYTYHDPCHLGREYGLYDEPRALLEASGRLIEMEESRDKAFCCGADAGVRPAFKNLSISMATERLRQARDKAEVLVTSCPFCLFNLNYTNLKLGLGLRIAYLTEILLEALKSSHSRA
- a CDS encoding MATE family efflux transporter, with protein sequence MVGVSMGFSARKYRERIVKGPIVRTMLWLGLPLIVVQLIQISYNVADAFWLSMYSDVALAVPRQAWPPFLFFSAISMALSSSNLALISQYIGAKEIDRASEVASKFFTVSVVMGLLFGGTYLALRPLIFTYVVKVPAEIYDQVVAFAGVVALVMTLSYVVTAYSTILQSIGDTKRPALVNAFYLLINIVLDPLFIFGIGPFPKLGAVGAAVTDLIGNVFSVVTLALIVKKALPDLKVWFTKNIGLDWIVLNLKIGLPILVLVLSNSTAKMLQLRLINIFGVVAATAYSLGFIAMDLSDATLRGLSRATAIMVGQNLGAKLSKRAREIALKASTLIFTATLIGAFTLYIFRDLFISIFIQEPAIYAEAKTFLEVLLWSLPFFGIMLIALFVGRGSGHTLPPTLIGIARLWGFWVGLGYMLALFMGYGSTGIWIAMALGNVATGLIALAWLKYGNWTRPVIGMRKTRIQALKNKRSSPQAH
- a CDS encoding PaREP1 family protein, with product MADVIVIKGVAARRLKEEAERLDLSLDEYLLNLLTQNLDPRDRAKEYVEASEELLAEARKELEKGNVRQATEKVWGSADLAVKAYASWKDGKRLTSHKELWEYKRKLEEELGEWVYDAWMAANGIHTCFYDDWCTEKDVKEALTRVKKLVEEIKQRVLQTS